In Arcanobacterium canis, the sequence TCGAAATTGATGATGAAGAATATCTAGCGACAGGTTCGCGTTTACCCGTGAGAGACTTCGTAAGAGATTTATTTGTTTCTGGTCCGGCATCGCCTCTCCTGTCTCTATTAATTAGAATCGCTAGTGCGATGACTGGCGAGCTCTTTTTGCTGTGGGTGGCAGGAGTATCTGCAGAAAGAAACTCAACTCTAAACGCTTTCTCTGGAATGGCGATAGTACTGGCAGTCTTTGGGTTTGGAGCGATGCTCGGGCCATTAGTGGGGCGTTGGCTGAGGAAAATGAGTTCCGCAAGAATGGTACTTTTTGCATCGGCCATATTCGCAGGCCTGCTTATTTTACTCTTCGCTTGTTATGAAGCAATCGTTGGTAGCAAATTAGTTTGGGCCCTAGCGTTGGTTTTTCTTATCACCGTGCTTAACCGTGCTCGACTCGTTGTTCTTGAAACTTATCGACAAACAGAGTTTAAAGGAACTAGGTTCGTTCGCATTATGAGCTGGTCATACTCTTTCGGTGCCCTCGGAACAATCCTAGGTCTCCAGATTGGATACTGGCTCAAGCTTGCCTCGAATC encodes:
- a CDS encoding MFS transporter — protein: MCGAGLRGFARTKFATTPILEIDDEEYLATGSRLPVRDFVRDLFVSGPASPLLSLLIRIASAMTGELFLLWVAGVSAERNSTLNAFSGMAIVLAVFGFGAMLGPLVGRWLRKMSSARMVLFASAIFAGLLILLFACYEAIVGSKLVWALALVFLITVLNRARLVVLETYRQTEFKGTRFVRIMSWSYSFGALGTILGLQIGYWLKLASNPVPCLLVGGILWIFIGIIVNLRIGISKKTGMLGEKTIR